Proteins from a single region of Vanessa tameamea isolate UH-Manoa-2023 chromosome 23, ilVanTame1 primary haplotype, whole genome shotgun sequence:
- the LOC113401878 gene encoding slit homolog 3 protein, translated as MWLMGALSILCAVSHAVSEWHCPELSARPSAECSCDLPHTLRCAGDHTALQIIGRHLREQRARNKNSAVSLLDCALRGVTSLSSASIAELAGVGLHGLVISSGDIKRVQQGAFSSISTTILALGLPNNQLPSVPTEALSYLKFLDRLDLSNNKIHILDSNSFKGIQNLTYLDMSDNQLTSISPGAFEPLSKLSVLRLRGNLLKVSALNALKEAHFLKELDVSSNALEGPVGPTTVPALSILETLHLSDNTFASIRRGALAGLTNLTHLNLHNNQIDVLEDYAFKHLSNLSHLDLSHNEIVAVSGASLAQLINLAHLDLSHNFLRSLSAEPLKALNHLTDLLLHDNDISMIEDGALVQHKDLRRFTIEDNPLNCDCLMAGFARWLREAKNLPQSDKSAAVCATPPHLEGALISRLSKNKLCDDEHVDTKVIDEDNFDYNKVIENTIDDQEKDDPVDMYGDKPDGLDDDIYDEELEVPAEEDLPISKSKVQLIDSWYDDEEVHLSWTMEPPSTRRYRCTGVTASKSGGLPKHVACHRASPANIILRGLKIDPIEKYTFCIALEEMDGNDVPMALVLGCGAPQLVRQRAAYVTVRPLPITVPDREVLRVSEVRSNVTSEGLLTVLVSVMGMPLSKPQYVLPRSQRVSTPDTRFLPLHNCYVILAVLSRGSLVAQKDTPCQETLEISMEGFIRGPYKVFTRCSLTRELLKNNFPKTFLTNWVCLVEQESDKNTAAHVVKTPRKQYYGLFQIGSEWCKEGRKGGKCNIACEALLDDDIKDDCLCASQVFEEEGFKYWSKWEARCKGQRLPDIQK; from the exons ATAATCGGCCGCCATCTTCGCGAGCAAAGAGCAAGAAACAAGAACAGTGCTGTATCATTATTGGACTGTGCTCTCCGTGGGGTAACATCGCTGTCTTCAGCTTCAATAGCGGAACTGGCTGGTGTCGGTCTACATGGTCTGGTCATATCATCTGGTGACATAAAGCGAGTGCAGCAAGGCGCCTTCAGTAGCATATCTACGACGATACTTGCTTTGG GTTTACCTAACAATCAACTACCATCAGTGCCGACTGAAGCGTTATCATACCTCAAGTTTTTAGATCGTTTGGATCTTTCCAATAACAAAATACACATCCTGGATTCCAATTCGTTTAAG GGTATTCAAAATCTTACCTACTTGGACATGAGTGACAATCAGCTGACGAGTATATCACCGGGCGCCTTTGAGCCTTTATCTAAGCTGTCTGTGCTACGGCTTCGAGGAAATTTACTAAAAGTGTCCGCTCTGAATGCCTTGAAG GAGGCGCATTTTTTAAAGGAACTCGACGTTTCAAGTAACGCACTAGAAGGACCGGTTGGACCGACCACGGTTCCGGCTCTCAGCATTTTGGAAACCCTTCACTTGTCCGATAACACCTTTGCGAGCATTCGACGAGGGGCTTTGGCAG gcCTTACAAATCTCACCCATTTAAATCTTCACAACAATCAGATCGACGTGTTAGAAGACTACGCTTTCAAGCATCTCTCTAATCTGTCACACCTGGACCTTTCTCATAATGAGATTGTAGCCGTCTCAG GCGCATCATTAGCACAATTAATAAACTTGGCACACTTGGATCTGTCACACAACTTCCTCCGCTCTCTCTCAGCGGAACCTTTGAAGGCTCTCAATCATCTCACAGATCTTCTGCTCCATGATAACGATATATCAATGATTGAAGACGGAGCTCTTGTACAGCACAAGGACTTGCGTCGGTTTACTATTGAAG ATAATCCACTTAATTGCGATTGCTTAATGGCTGGCTTTGCGAGGTGGTTGCGGGAGGCAAAAAACCTGCCTCAATCAGATAAATCAGCAGCCGTTTGTGCCACGCCACCTCATTTAGAGGGAGCATTAATTTCTCGACTATCGAAAAACAAACTTTGCGACGATGAACATGTCGATACGAAGGTTATTGATGaagataattttgattataacaaAGTTATTGAGAATACAATTGATGATCAAGAGAAAGATGATCCTGTAGATATGTATGGAGATAAGCCTGATGGATTAGATGATGATATTTATGATGAAGAATTGGAAGTTCCGGCTGAAGAAGACTTGCCTATCTCGAAGTCTAAG GTACAACTTATAGATTCCTGGTACGATGACGAGGAAGTACACTTATCCTGGACTATGGAACCACCTTCCACGCGGAGATATAGGTGTACCGGTGTGACAGCATCCAAGAGCGGTGGACTTCCTAAGCATGTTGCTTGCCACAGAGCTTCACCtgcgaatataattttaagaggCCTGAAGATTGATCCTATAGAAAAATATAC ATTCTGTATAGCATTAGAAGAGATGGATGGCAATGATGTTCCCATGGCTCTTGTTTTGGGTTGTGGAGCTCCACAGCTAGTAAGACAACGAGCTGCGTATGTTACTGTCAGACCTTTGCCAATTACAGTTCCAGATCGAGAAGTTTTGAG AGTCTCAGAAGTCCGATCAAACGTAACGAGTGAAGGACTTCTCACCGTCTTAGTTTCTGTTATGGGAATGCCGCTTTCAAAACCGCAGTATGTTTTACCAAGATCCCAAAGAGTGTCAACACCTGACACCAGATTCTTGCCCTTGCATAactgttatgtaattttagcaGTCTTGTCTAGAGGCTCGTTGGTAGCGCAAAAAGATACACCATGTCAGGAAACCTTAGAAATATCTATGGAAGGGTTTATTCGAGGTCCTTACAAA G tatTCACACGATGTTCGTTAACTCGCGAgttgttgaaaaataattttccgaAGACTTTCCTTACTAATT GGGTTTGTTTAGTAGAACAGGAGAGTGATAAGAACACAGCAGCCCATGTAGTTAAGACGCCGCGGAAGCAGTATTATGGACTATTCCAA atagGAAGCGAATGGTGTAAAGAAGGCCGTAAAGGTGGTAAATGCAACATCGCCTGTGAAG CTCTTTTAGACGACGATATCAAAGATGACTGCTTATGTGCATCCCAAGTGTTCGAAGAAGAAGGTTTCAAGTATTGGTCGAAATGGGAAGCGAGGTGTAAGGGACAGCGGCTACCTGATATTCAGAAGTAA